One window of the Bombus pyrosoma isolate SC7728 linkage group LG5, ASM1482585v1, whole genome shotgun sequence genome contains the following:
- the LOC122567421 gene encoding membrane-bound transcription factor site-1 protease isoform X2 encodes MKPHTCWLYVSLLLLLNIVIRSSRNQVNCLLEKNNSVNSELNNVPKLPCHGNSLEQVKVHFTSRIVENEYIVAFKGYYKPHTRENYIKAALNSSGIHKWKILFRDNLASNYPSDFDVVLLEETDKHNGLSALTDHPLIRRVTPQRLVQRSLKFVNASEDADFLEYKNFKRKINNYNNQFWQSTNRHTSRRLLRAIPKQITSILQADALWGMGVTGNGVKVAIFDTGLAASHPHFKKIKERSNWTNEKTLEDGLGHGTFVAGVIASSCIDCLGFAPDAELHIFRVFTNTQVSYTSWFLDAFNYAILTKVTVLNLSIGGPDFMDHPFVDKVWELTANGVIMVSAIGNDGPLYGTLNNPADQMDVIGVGGINWEDQIARFSSRGMTTWELPSGYGRVKPDLVTYGSGVRGSALQTGCRTLSGTSVASPVVAGAVALLASGFVQADGSVKQRITPASMKQALLTSARRLSGVGMFEQGAGKLDLLRAFHFLRSYTPIATLSPSYIDLTECQYMWPYCTQAVYHTGMPTIVNITIINGLGVSGHVTELVWHPYTGNGNGERIDVSVTYSDVLWPWSGWLAVAITVPPSARGWQGIAQGHISVTIESPPSDGEEKVRQSKIELPLKAKVIPTPPHHKRILWDQFHNLRYPPGYFPRDDLRVKNDPLDWNGDHIHTNFKDMYQHLRNAGYYLEVLGAPFTCFNAKNYGTLLIVDSEEEFFPEEVAKLRKDVEEEGLSVVIFADWYNVTVMRKVKFYDENTRQWWIPDTGGANVPALNDLLYPNWGIAFGDQVRNGQFTLGQHPPVTFASGTTITRFPKDGVILYAELHDQGQELLLESESRSTIPVPILGLFQTNGYVNMKELYNDNYSNNEIVGKENVEKNNMKDQAKIVSGRIVVYGDSNCIDDSHLQKPCFWMLDAILEYTTTGHIATVFTDESQTKAKVLEKSSILDSNELPQRMEGSYLKRHSKVLLPENTNAGHIRPLPSCPTITPAIPKPLNESVPLNLYKPQKLLSVGDTIVAINPVLQDSSPLWLRRRVGGANIPTLHHADRNNIDELKQNDQDNGIILTSILEENEQSVDYAELFKQFLYAECLKCDCVFDIPSTNTR; translated from the exons ATGAAGCCACATACATGTTGGCTATATGtctctttattattactacttAATATTGTGATTCGATCATCTCGTAATCAAGTAAACtgtttattagaaaaaaacaATTCTGTAAACTCTGAACTTAATAATGTACCTAAATTACCATGCCATGGCAATAGCCTTGAACAAGTAAAAGTCCATTTTACTAGCagaattgttgaaaatgaatACATTGTTGCATTTAAAGGCTATTATAAACCACATACACgtgaaaattacataaaagcTGCATTGAATTCATCTGGTATTCATaagtggaaaattttatttcgtgacAACTTGGCTAGCAATTATCCAAGTGATTTTGATGTTGTTCTCTTAGAAGAAACAGATAAACATAATGGTCTTAGCGCTTTGACTGATCATCCTCTCATTAGAAGAGTAACTCCTCAAAGACTTGTACAAAGAAGTTTAAAGTTCGTTAACGCATCAGAGGATGCAGATTTTctagaatacaaaaatttcaaaagaaaaattaacaattat aaCAATCAGTTTTGGCAATCAACCAATCGTCATACATCACGTAGATTATTAAGAGCTATACcaaaacaaattacaagtATACTTCAAGCTGATGCTTTATGGGGTATGGGTGTTACTGGAAATGGAGTCAAG gtAGCAATATTTGATACTGGACTAGCAGCTAGTCACccacattttaaaaaaattaaagaacgtTCAAATTGGACAAATGAAAAAACACTAGAAGATGGTTTAGGTCATGGGACATTTGTAGCTGGAGTTATTGCATCATCTTGTATAGATTGTCTTGGTTTTGCACCTGATGCTGAACTTCACATATTTCGTGTTTTTACTAATACTCAG GTATCATACACATCATGGTTTTTAGATGCATTCAATTATGCTATTCTTACAAAAGTTACTGTACTGAATCTTAGTATTGGAGGACCAGATTTTATGGACCATCCATTCGTTGATAAAGTATGGGAATTAACAGCAAATGGTGTAATTATGGTTTCTGCTATTGGTAATGATGGACCTTTATATGG CACCCTAAATAATCCTGCGGATCAGATGGATGTCATTGGAGTAGGTGGAATCAACTGGGAGGATCAAATAGCAAGATTTTCGTCACGTGGTATGACTACATGGGAGTTACCATCAGGATATGGGAGAGTAAAACCTGATTTAGTTACATATGGATCAGGAGTACGAGGTTCTGCATTACAAACAGGTTGTAGAACCTTATCTGGAACTTCTGTTGCTAGTCCTGTTGTTGCTGGAGCTGTAGCACTTTTAGCCAGTGGGTTTGTACAAGCAGATGGATCTGTTAAACAAaga attacTCCAGCAAGTATGAAACAAGCATTACTTACTTCTGCACGTCGTTTATCGGGAGTTGGAATGTTTGAACAAGGTGCTGGAAAGCTAGATCTTTTACGagcatttcattttctacgtTCGTATACACCTATCGCTACACTAAGCCCAAG TTATATAGACTTAACTGAATGTCAGTATATGTGGCCATACTGTACACAAGCTGTATATCATACTGGTATGCCtacaattgtaaatataactataataaatGGCTTGGGAGTATCTGGTCATGTAACAGAGCTTGTATGGCATCCGTATACCGGCAATGGTAACGGTGAGCGAATCGATGTATCAGTAACTTATAGTGATGTTCTTTGGCCATGGTCTGGATGGTTAGCAGTTGCTATAACAGTTCCACCATCAGCTCGTGGTTGGCAAGGCATAGCACAAG GTCATATATCGGTTACAATTGAGTCACCGCCGAGTGatggagaagaaaaagtaagaCAATCTAAAATAGAATTACCCTTAAAAGCAAAAGTTATTCCTACACCTCCCCATCA TAAACGTATCCTATGGGATCAATTTCACAATCTACGTTATCCTCCCGGATACTTCCCGCGAGATGATTTGCGTGTGAAAAATGACCCACTTGATTGGAACGGTGACCATATTCATACTAACTTTAAAGATATGTATCAGCATTTACGTAATGCTGGTTATTATTTAGAGGTACTTGGTGCTCCATTCACTTGTTTTAATGCCAAAAATTATGGTACCTTACTCATTGTCGATAGTGAAGAAGAGTTTTTTCCTGAAGAG GTAGCTAAATTAAGGAAAGATGTAGAAGAAGAAGGTCTTTCTGTAGTCATATTTGCAGATTGGTATAATGTCACTGTTATGAggaaagtgaaattttatgatGAAAATACTCGGCAATGGTGGATACCAGATACAGGAGGTGCAAATGTGCCAGCCTTGAATGATTTACTATATCCTAACTGGGGAATTGCATTTGGTGACCAAGTACGCAATGGTCAATTTACTCTTGGTCAACATCCACCTGTTACTTTTGCTTCTGGTACTACAATCACTCG ATTTCCAAAGGACGGAGTTATTCTTTATGCAGAATTACATGACCAAGGGCAGGAACTTTTGCTTGAATCAGAATCAAGATCTACAATCCCAGTGCCAATTCTCGGACTTTTTCAAACTAACGGTTatgtaaatatgaaagaacTGTATAATGACAATTACAGTAACAACGAGATAGTGGGGAAAGAAAAtgtggaaaaaaataatatgaaagatCAAGCAAAAATTGTATCAGGTAGAATTGTAGTATATGGGGATTCAAATTGTATCGATGACAGCCATTTACAAAAAC CTTGTTTTTGGATGCTTGATGCTATACTGGAATATACAACAACGGGACATATCGCAACTGTTTTTACAGACGAAAGTCAAACTAAGGCAAAAGTTCTTGAGAAGTCTAGTATTTTAGACAGTAATGAATTACCGCAACGTATGGAAGGAAGTTATTTGAAACGTCATAGTAAAGTATTACTGCCTGAAAATACTAATGCTGGTCATATTAGACCACTTCCATCTTGTCCTACTATTACTCCTGCTATTCCAAAACCTTTAAACGAATCTGTCCCTTT aaatctTTATAAGCCTCAAAAACTATTGTCTGTTGGAGACACAATAGTTGCTATAAATCCAGTTCTACAAGATTCAAGTCCATTATGGCTTAGGAGACGTGTTGGAGGTGCAAATATTCCTACATTACATCACGCAGatcgaaataatattgatgaattaaaacaaaatgatCAAGATAATGGTATAATACTTACAA GCATTCTCGAAGAAAACGAACAGTCGGTAGATTACGCAGAGTTATTCAAACAATTTCTCTACGCAGAGTGCCTCAAATGTGACTGTGTATTTGACATACCTTCAACTAATACAAGATAA
- the LOC122567421 gene encoding membrane-bound transcription factor site-1 protease isoform X1 — MKPHTCWLYVSLLLLLNIVIRSSRNQVNCLLEKNNSVNSELNNVPKLPCHGNSLEQVKVHFTSRIVENEYIVAFKGYYKPHTRENYIKAALNSSGIHKWKILFRDNLASNYPSDFDVVLLEETDKHNGLSALTDHPLIRRVTPQRLVQRSLKFVNASEDADFLEYKNFKRKINNYNNQFWQSTNRHTSRRLLRAIPKQITSILQADALWGMGVTGNGVKVAIFDTGLAASHPHFKKIKERSNWTNEKTLEDGLGHGTFVAGVIASSCIDCLGFAPDAELHIFRVFTNTQVSYTSWFLDAFNYAILTKVTVLNLSIGGPDFMDHPFVDKVWELTANGVIMVSAIGNDGPLYGTLNNPADQMDVIGVGGINWEDQIARFSSRGMTTWELPSGYGRVKPDLVTYGSGVRGSALQTGCRTLSGTSVASPVVAGAVALLASGFVQADGSVKQRITPASMKQALLTSARRLSGVGMFEQGAGKLDLLRAFHFLRSYTPIATLSPSYIDLTECQYMWPYCTQAVYHTGMPTIVNITIINGLGVSGHVTELVWHPYTGNGNGERIDVSVTYSDVLWPWSGWLAVAITVPPSARGWQGIAQGHISVTIESPPSDGEEKVRQSKIELPLKAKVIPTPPHHKRILWDQFHNLRYPPGYFPRDDLRVKNDPLDWNGDHIHTNFKDMYQHLRNAGYYLEVLGAPFTCFNAKNYGTLLIVDSEEEFFPEEVAKLRKDVEEEGLSVVIFADWYNVTVMRKVKFYDENTRQWWIPDTGGANVPALNDLLYPNWGIAFGDQVRNGQFTLGQHPPVTFASGTTITRFPKDGVILYAELHDQGQELLLESESRSTIPVPILGLFQTNGYVNMKELYNDNYSNNEIVGKENVEKNNMKDQAKIVSGRIVVYGDSNCIDDSHLQKPCFWMLDAILEYTTTGHIATVFTDESQTKAKVLEKSSILDSNELPQRMEGSYLKRHSKVLLPENTNAGHIRPLPSCPTITPAIPKPLNESVPLNLYKPQKLLSVGDTIVAINPVLQDSSPLWLRRRVGGANIPTLHHADRNNIDELKQNDQDNGIILTSKWSYIGGIIIVASIFFYLLNRWNCLTKRHSRRKRTVGRLRRVIQTISLRRVPQM, encoded by the exons ATGAAGCCACATACATGTTGGCTATATGtctctttattattactacttAATATTGTGATTCGATCATCTCGTAATCAAGTAAACtgtttattagaaaaaaacaATTCTGTAAACTCTGAACTTAATAATGTACCTAAATTACCATGCCATGGCAATAGCCTTGAACAAGTAAAAGTCCATTTTACTAGCagaattgttgaaaatgaatACATTGTTGCATTTAAAGGCTATTATAAACCACATACACgtgaaaattacataaaagcTGCATTGAATTCATCTGGTATTCATaagtggaaaattttatttcgtgacAACTTGGCTAGCAATTATCCAAGTGATTTTGATGTTGTTCTCTTAGAAGAAACAGATAAACATAATGGTCTTAGCGCTTTGACTGATCATCCTCTCATTAGAAGAGTAACTCCTCAAAGACTTGTACAAAGAAGTTTAAAGTTCGTTAACGCATCAGAGGATGCAGATTTTctagaatacaaaaatttcaaaagaaaaattaacaattat aaCAATCAGTTTTGGCAATCAACCAATCGTCATACATCACGTAGATTATTAAGAGCTATACcaaaacaaattacaagtATACTTCAAGCTGATGCTTTATGGGGTATGGGTGTTACTGGAAATGGAGTCAAG gtAGCAATATTTGATACTGGACTAGCAGCTAGTCACccacattttaaaaaaattaaagaacgtTCAAATTGGACAAATGAAAAAACACTAGAAGATGGTTTAGGTCATGGGACATTTGTAGCTGGAGTTATTGCATCATCTTGTATAGATTGTCTTGGTTTTGCACCTGATGCTGAACTTCACATATTTCGTGTTTTTACTAATACTCAG GTATCATACACATCATGGTTTTTAGATGCATTCAATTATGCTATTCTTACAAAAGTTACTGTACTGAATCTTAGTATTGGAGGACCAGATTTTATGGACCATCCATTCGTTGATAAAGTATGGGAATTAACAGCAAATGGTGTAATTATGGTTTCTGCTATTGGTAATGATGGACCTTTATATGG CACCCTAAATAATCCTGCGGATCAGATGGATGTCATTGGAGTAGGTGGAATCAACTGGGAGGATCAAATAGCAAGATTTTCGTCACGTGGTATGACTACATGGGAGTTACCATCAGGATATGGGAGAGTAAAACCTGATTTAGTTACATATGGATCAGGAGTACGAGGTTCTGCATTACAAACAGGTTGTAGAACCTTATCTGGAACTTCTGTTGCTAGTCCTGTTGTTGCTGGAGCTGTAGCACTTTTAGCCAGTGGGTTTGTACAAGCAGATGGATCTGTTAAACAAaga attacTCCAGCAAGTATGAAACAAGCATTACTTACTTCTGCACGTCGTTTATCGGGAGTTGGAATGTTTGAACAAGGTGCTGGAAAGCTAGATCTTTTACGagcatttcattttctacgtTCGTATACACCTATCGCTACACTAAGCCCAAG TTATATAGACTTAACTGAATGTCAGTATATGTGGCCATACTGTACACAAGCTGTATATCATACTGGTATGCCtacaattgtaaatataactataataaatGGCTTGGGAGTATCTGGTCATGTAACAGAGCTTGTATGGCATCCGTATACCGGCAATGGTAACGGTGAGCGAATCGATGTATCAGTAACTTATAGTGATGTTCTTTGGCCATGGTCTGGATGGTTAGCAGTTGCTATAACAGTTCCACCATCAGCTCGTGGTTGGCAAGGCATAGCACAAG GTCATATATCGGTTACAATTGAGTCACCGCCGAGTGatggagaagaaaaagtaagaCAATCTAAAATAGAATTACCCTTAAAAGCAAAAGTTATTCCTACACCTCCCCATCA TAAACGTATCCTATGGGATCAATTTCACAATCTACGTTATCCTCCCGGATACTTCCCGCGAGATGATTTGCGTGTGAAAAATGACCCACTTGATTGGAACGGTGACCATATTCATACTAACTTTAAAGATATGTATCAGCATTTACGTAATGCTGGTTATTATTTAGAGGTACTTGGTGCTCCATTCACTTGTTTTAATGCCAAAAATTATGGTACCTTACTCATTGTCGATAGTGAAGAAGAGTTTTTTCCTGAAGAG GTAGCTAAATTAAGGAAAGATGTAGAAGAAGAAGGTCTTTCTGTAGTCATATTTGCAGATTGGTATAATGTCACTGTTATGAggaaagtgaaattttatgatGAAAATACTCGGCAATGGTGGATACCAGATACAGGAGGTGCAAATGTGCCAGCCTTGAATGATTTACTATATCCTAACTGGGGAATTGCATTTGGTGACCAAGTACGCAATGGTCAATTTACTCTTGGTCAACATCCACCTGTTACTTTTGCTTCTGGTACTACAATCACTCG ATTTCCAAAGGACGGAGTTATTCTTTATGCAGAATTACATGACCAAGGGCAGGAACTTTTGCTTGAATCAGAATCAAGATCTACAATCCCAGTGCCAATTCTCGGACTTTTTCAAACTAACGGTTatgtaaatatgaaagaacTGTATAATGACAATTACAGTAACAACGAGATAGTGGGGAAAGAAAAtgtggaaaaaaataatatgaaagatCAAGCAAAAATTGTATCAGGTAGAATTGTAGTATATGGGGATTCAAATTGTATCGATGACAGCCATTTACAAAAAC CTTGTTTTTGGATGCTTGATGCTATACTGGAATATACAACAACGGGACATATCGCAACTGTTTTTACAGACGAAAGTCAAACTAAGGCAAAAGTTCTTGAGAAGTCTAGTATTTTAGACAGTAATGAATTACCGCAACGTATGGAAGGAAGTTATTTGAAACGTCATAGTAAAGTATTACTGCCTGAAAATACTAATGCTGGTCATATTAGACCACTTCCATCTTGTCCTACTATTACTCCTGCTATTCCAAAACCTTTAAACGAATCTGTCCCTTT aaatctTTATAAGCCTCAAAAACTATTGTCTGTTGGAGACACAATAGTTGCTATAAATCCAGTTCTACAAGATTCAAGTCCATTATGGCTTAGGAGACGTGTTGGAGGTGCAAATATTCCTACATTACATCACGCAGatcgaaataatattgatgaattaaaacaaaatgatCAAGATAATGGTATAATACTTACAAGTAAGTGGAGTTACATAGGAGGAATAATAATTGTAgcaagtatttttttttacttattaaatcGATGGAATTGCTTAACAAAAAGGCATTCTCGAAGAAAACGAACAGTCGGTAGATTACGCAGAGTTATTCAAACAATTTCTCTACGCAGAGTGCCTCAAATGTGA
- the LOC122567421 gene encoding membrane-bound transcription factor site-1 protease isoform X3, with protein MKPHTCWLYVSLLLLLNIVIRSSRNQVNCLLEKNNSVNSELNNVPKLPCHGNSLEQVKVHFTSRIVENEYIVAFKGYYKPHTRENYIKAALNSSGIHKWKILFRDNLASNYPSDFDVVLLEETDKHNGLSALTDHPLIRRVTPQRLVQRSLKFVNASEDADFLEYKNFKRKINNYNNQFWQSTNRHTSRRLLRAIPKQITSILQADALWGMGVTGNGVKVAIFDTGLAASHPHFKKIKERSNWTNEKTLEDGLGHGTFVAGVIASSCIDCLGFAPDAELHIFRVFTNTQVSYTSWFLDAFNYAILTKVTVLNLSIGGPDFMDHPFVDKVWELTANGVIMVSAIGNDGPLYGTLNNPADQMDVIGVGGINWEDQIARFSSRGMTTWELPSGYGRVKPDLVTYGSGVRGSALQTGCRTLSGTSVASPVVAGAVALLASGFVQADGSVKQRITPASMKQALLTSARRLSGVGMFEQGAGKLDLLRAFHFLRSYTPIATLSPSYIDLTECQYMWPYCTQAVYHTGMPTIVNITIINGLGVSGHVTELVWHPYTGNGNGERIDVSVTYSDVLWPWSGWLAVAITVPPSARGWQGIAQGHISVTIESPPSDGEEKVRQSKIELPLKAKVIPTPPHHKRILWDQFHNLRYPPGYFPRDDLRVKNDPLDWNGDHIHTNFKDMYQHLRNAGYYLEVLGAPFTCFNAKNYGTLLIVDSEEEFFPEEVAKLRKDVEEEGLSVVIFADWYNVTVMRKVKFYDENTRQWWIPDTGGANVPALNDLLYPNWGIAFGDQVRNGQFTLGQHPPVTFASGTTITRFPKDGVILYAELHDQGQELLLESESRSTIPVPILGLFQTNGYVNMKELYNDNYSNNEIVGKENVEKNNMKDQAKIVSGRIVVYGDSNCIDDSHLQKPCFWMLDAILEYTTTGHIATVFTDESQTKAKVLEKSSILDSNELPQRMEGSYLKRHKIFISLKNYCLLETQ; from the exons ATGAAGCCACATACATGTTGGCTATATGtctctttattattactacttAATATTGTGATTCGATCATCTCGTAATCAAGTAAACtgtttattagaaaaaaacaATTCTGTAAACTCTGAACTTAATAATGTACCTAAATTACCATGCCATGGCAATAGCCTTGAACAAGTAAAAGTCCATTTTACTAGCagaattgttgaaaatgaatACATTGTTGCATTTAAAGGCTATTATAAACCACATACACgtgaaaattacataaaagcTGCATTGAATTCATCTGGTATTCATaagtggaaaattttatttcgtgacAACTTGGCTAGCAATTATCCAAGTGATTTTGATGTTGTTCTCTTAGAAGAAACAGATAAACATAATGGTCTTAGCGCTTTGACTGATCATCCTCTCATTAGAAGAGTAACTCCTCAAAGACTTGTACAAAGAAGTTTAAAGTTCGTTAACGCATCAGAGGATGCAGATTTTctagaatacaaaaatttcaaaagaaaaattaacaattat aaCAATCAGTTTTGGCAATCAACCAATCGTCATACATCACGTAGATTATTAAGAGCTATACcaaaacaaattacaagtATACTTCAAGCTGATGCTTTATGGGGTATGGGTGTTACTGGAAATGGAGTCAAG gtAGCAATATTTGATACTGGACTAGCAGCTAGTCACccacattttaaaaaaattaaagaacgtTCAAATTGGACAAATGAAAAAACACTAGAAGATGGTTTAGGTCATGGGACATTTGTAGCTGGAGTTATTGCATCATCTTGTATAGATTGTCTTGGTTTTGCACCTGATGCTGAACTTCACATATTTCGTGTTTTTACTAATACTCAG GTATCATACACATCATGGTTTTTAGATGCATTCAATTATGCTATTCTTACAAAAGTTACTGTACTGAATCTTAGTATTGGAGGACCAGATTTTATGGACCATCCATTCGTTGATAAAGTATGGGAATTAACAGCAAATGGTGTAATTATGGTTTCTGCTATTGGTAATGATGGACCTTTATATGG CACCCTAAATAATCCTGCGGATCAGATGGATGTCATTGGAGTAGGTGGAATCAACTGGGAGGATCAAATAGCAAGATTTTCGTCACGTGGTATGACTACATGGGAGTTACCATCAGGATATGGGAGAGTAAAACCTGATTTAGTTACATATGGATCAGGAGTACGAGGTTCTGCATTACAAACAGGTTGTAGAACCTTATCTGGAACTTCTGTTGCTAGTCCTGTTGTTGCTGGAGCTGTAGCACTTTTAGCCAGTGGGTTTGTACAAGCAGATGGATCTGTTAAACAAaga attacTCCAGCAAGTATGAAACAAGCATTACTTACTTCTGCACGTCGTTTATCGGGAGTTGGAATGTTTGAACAAGGTGCTGGAAAGCTAGATCTTTTACGagcatttcattttctacgtTCGTATACACCTATCGCTACACTAAGCCCAAG TTATATAGACTTAACTGAATGTCAGTATATGTGGCCATACTGTACACAAGCTGTATATCATACTGGTATGCCtacaattgtaaatataactataataaatGGCTTGGGAGTATCTGGTCATGTAACAGAGCTTGTATGGCATCCGTATACCGGCAATGGTAACGGTGAGCGAATCGATGTATCAGTAACTTATAGTGATGTTCTTTGGCCATGGTCTGGATGGTTAGCAGTTGCTATAACAGTTCCACCATCAGCTCGTGGTTGGCAAGGCATAGCACAAG GTCATATATCGGTTACAATTGAGTCACCGCCGAGTGatggagaagaaaaagtaagaCAATCTAAAATAGAATTACCCTTAAAAGCAAAAGTTATTCCTACACCTCCCCATCA TAAACGTATCCTATGGGATCAATTTCACAATCTACGTTATCCTCCCGGATACTTCCCGCGAGATGATTTGCGTGTGAAAAATGACCCACTTGATTGGAACGGTGACCATATTCATACTAACTTTAAAGATATGTATCAGCATTTACGTAATGCTGGTTATTATTTAGAGGTACTTGGTGCTCCATTCACTTGTTTTAATGCCAAAAATTATGGTACCTTACTCATTGTCGATAGTGAAGAAGAGTTTTTTCCTGAAGAG GTAGCTAAATTAAGGAAAGATGTAGAAGAAGAAGGTCTTTCTGTAGTCATATTTGCAGATTGGTATAATGTCACTGTTATGAggaaagtgaaattttatgatGAAAATACTCGGCAATGGTGGATACCAGATACAGGAGGTGCAAATGTGCCAGCCTTGAATGATTTACTATATCCTAACTGGGGAATTGCATTTGGTGACCAAGTACGCAATGGTCAATTTACTCTTGGTCAACATCCACCTGTTACTTTTGCTTCTGGTACTACAATCACTCG ATTTCCAAAGGACGGAGTTATTCTTTATGCAGAATTACATGACCAAGGGCAGGAACTTTTGCTTGAATCAGAATCAAGATCTACAATCCCAGTGCCAATTCTCGGACTTTTTCAAACTAACGGTTatgtaaatatgaaagaacTGTATAATGACAATTACAGTAACAACGAGATAGTGGGGAAAGAAAAtgtggaaaaaaataatatgaaagatCAAGCAAAAATTGTATCAGGTAGAATTGTAGTATATGGGGATTCAAATTGTATCGATGACAGCCATTTACAAAAAC CTTGTTTTTGGATGCTTGATGCTATACTGGAATATACAACAACGGGACATATCGCAACTGTTTTTACAGACGAAAGTCAAACTAAGGCAAAAGTTCTTGAGAAGTCTAGTATTTTAGACAGTAATGAATTACCGCAACGTATGGAAGGAAGTTATTTGAAACGTCATA aaatctTTATAAGCCTCAAAAACTATTGTCTGTTGGAGACACAATAG